From Pogoniulus pusillus isolate bPogPus1 chromosome 16, bPogPus1.pri, whole genome shotgun sequence, a single genomic window includes:
- the LOC135182446 gene encoding ubiquinol-cytochrome c reductase complex assembly factor 5: MLVSKRVKRLLQLVPGKQRFGAYRFLPFFFLLGGAMEWFMINARIGKETFYDVYRRKRSERQYAARMEKREF; this comes from the exons ATGCTTGTGAGCAAGAGGGTGAAGCGCCTTTTGCAGCTGGTACCTGGGAAGCAGCGCTTCGGCGCGTACCGGTTCCTgcccttcttcttcctcctcggGGGAGCTATGGAGTGGTTCATGATTAACGCCCGCATTGGCAAGGAGACCTTCT ATGATGTTTACCGCAGGAAACGATCGGAAAGACAGTATGCTGCCAGGATGGAAAAAAGGGAATTTTAG